DNA from Sphingomonas sp. SUN039:
TCGCGACACGCAATCGTTCGATACCGGCTGGCTATCCGTTCACCGCGTCGAGATGGCGCAGCAGTTCGCCCAGCGCGGGGTTGTCGTTCTCGCGCCGCCACGCCGCATGGAGCTCGACGATGGGGTCGGCATCCTCCAGCTCGCTGAACACGACGTCCTCGGGGTGGAGGCGGGCCGAAGACTCAGGGACGAGCGCAAAGCCCTGTCCGGCGCCGACCAGCATCAGGATCGAATGGATCTGCGCGAGATACTGGACCAGTCGTGGTTCGGCGCGCGCACTCGCCAGCAACCCGGTGATCAGGTCGTGGAAATAGCGCGCCTTGTCGGGCGCGTACATGATCAGGGGCAGGCCATCGAAATCGGCAAGGCGTCGCGGGCGGTCGGCGGCGGGGACGGAGCTGTGCGAGCAGACGATGAAGCGTTCGCGCAGCACGCGCCGCGACTCGAGTTCCGGCCGCCGCACGGGCGGACGCAGCAGCCCGAAGTCGATACGCCCCGACAACAGGCTTTCGAGCTGCTCGCCGGTGACCATCTCCTTCAGCAGGAACCGCACATCGGGCAGTTCGGCCTGCACGCGTCCGATCAGGCGCGGCAGGAAACTATAGCCCGATGCGGCGGTGAAGCCGAGCGTGACCATGCCGAGCTGCCCTTCGGCGGCGGCGCGCGCAGTGGCGACCGCGCTGTCGGTCATTTCCACAATGCGCGTCGCTTCGGCCAGGAACGCCGCGCCTGCCGCCGTCAGCTTTACCGAACGGCTCGACCGCCGGAACAGCTCGACGCGCAAGATACGCTCGAGTACCTGGATGTGGCGGCTGAGCGGCGGCTGGGTCATGTTCAGCCGTCCGGCAGCGCGGCCGAAATGCAGTTCCTCGGCAACGGCTACGAAACAGCGTAGCTGGATCAGCTCGAACATGCCGCTCTCCCGCAGCGTTATGATCCCTCAGTAGCGTGGTTTCGCCGCACTGAAAGCAGGATCGTATTTGCGCATCTGGCCCCCGTCGTCGCGGCTGCGGATGGCGATGCGGTTGAACGTGGCATGGGCACGCGCCAGCCGGTCGCGGTCGAGCGTCACGCCGAGCCCCGGGCTATCGCCGACCGCGATACAGCCGTTGGAGAATGCGATCTTGCCGCCGGTGACGACTTCGTCGGCGTCCTCGACCCATGGATAATGTGTGTCGCAGGCATAGGTCAGGTCGGGCGTCGCCGCTGCCAAATGGCTCATCGCCATCAGGCTGATGCCGAGGTGCGAGTTGGAATGCATCGACAGACCCAGACCGAATGTGCGGCACATCGCTGCCAGATGCTGGCTCGCGCGCAAGCCGCCCCAGTAATGATGGTCCGACAGCACGATCTGGACCGCGTCGATGGAAACGCTGCGCCGCAGCTGGTCGAAATCGGTCACTACCATGTTCGTTGCGAGCGGCAGGCCCGTGCGCCGGTGGAGTTCGGCCATTGCATCGAGCCCGTCGACCGGGTCTTCATAATATTCGATCAGCGGGCCGAGTTCCTCGGCACACGCCAGCGCGGTTTCCATCGACCAGGCACCATTGGGATCGATGCGAAGCGGCAAGCCGGGAAAGGCTTTGGCCAGCGCGACGATGCTCGCCACTTCGGTCGCCGGGGGCAATGTTCCGGCCTTCAGCTTGATGCTGCCGAAACCATGTGCGGCAATCATCCGCTGCGCCTGTTCGACGATCTGTGCCGGTGTGACCGCTTCGCCCCAGTCGTCGGGGGTTTCTTCCGTCTCGACATGCCGGGCGTATTTGAAAAACAGATAGGCGCTGAACGGCACCTCGCGTCGCACGGCGCCGCCGAGCAGCGCATGCAGCGGCACTCGGGCATGCTGCGCCTGCAGGTCGAGCAGCGCGACCTCCAAGGCCGAAACGCTGTTCGCGATCAGCTTGGCCGGATGCGATCCGGGTGCAAGTTCGGCCCCGGGCGCGGCTTGCGGCAAGCCGGCGACGGCCTGTTCGACCAAGCGGACCAGGCCGTTGAGATCGAAGATATCGAGGCCCGGCAGCAGCTGCGCGACCGCTTCGAATGCTGTCAGCGCAGGGGCATCGCCATAGCTTTCGCCGAGCCCGACCAGCCCCTCCCCGGTTTCGACCTCGATAATCGAGCGCAGCGCATAAGGCTCATGGATGCCGGCCGCGTTCAGCAGCGGCGGGTCGCGGAACGCGATCGGCGTGACGCGAACCCGGGTAATGCTTGGCACTTGCTTCCCCCTTTTCGCTGACTTCTATCGCTGGCTTCGATACCCGAATGACAGGGTCTGACCCCGGCATCAATGCGGAATGCCTATCGTTCGATGCTATCGCCTTGCTTGATCGGGGGCGTGCCGTTGCTAGGCGGAGCGGGTCGAATAAAGGAGCGGACCATGTCAGCCGACCGTATCGCCGAAGTCCGGATCAGCCTCGCTTTCCTGCCGCTCGCGCAGCCGATCAGCGACGCAAAGGTGCTGACCGGACGGCAGAAGCCGCTGACGCAGGTCGCGATGCTATTTGCCGAAATCACTACAGTCGACGGGCACGAAGGTATGGGCTTCAGCTATTCCAAGCGCGCAGGCGGTCCCGGCATGTACGCCCATGCCCGCGAGATCGGGCCGGACCTGGTCGGCGAAGACCCCAGTGATATTGCGCGACTGTGGACCAAACTCGTCTGGGCCGGAGCGTCGGTCGGCCGGTCGGGCCTGTCGGTACAGGCGATTGCGGCGTTCGACAATGCGCTCTGGGATTTGAAGGCAAAACGGGCAGGGCTAAGTCTCGCCAAGCTGCTCGGTGCGCAGCGTGACGGCGTACCCTGTTACAATACTTCAGGGGGGTTTCTGTCGAGCCCTATCGACGAAGTGCTCGACAATGTCGAGGCCTCGATCGCGAGCGGAATCGGCGGCATCAAGATCAAGGTCGGCCATCCCGATGCGAAAGTCGACCTCGCGCGGCTCGAAGCGGTTGCCAGGCGGATCGATGGGCGGGTCGCGCTGATGGTCGATGCCAACCAGCAATGGGACCGGGCGAGCGCACTCCGCATGGGCCGCGCGATGGAGCAATACGGGCTGGTGTGGATCGAGGAGCCGCTCGACGCCTATGATGTCGAGGGCCATGCCGCACTGGCTGCGGCACTCGATACGCCGGTCGCCTCGGGCGAGATGCTCGTCTGCGCGGCCGAGCATTTCGCGATGATTCGCAGCAACGCCGTCGATTTCATCCAGCCCGATGCGGCGCGCGTCGGCGGGATCACCCAGTTCCAGCGGGTAACCGCCATGGCGCAGGAGGCGCAGCTCGCGCTCGCGCCGCATTTCGCGATGGAACTGCACCTCCATCTGTCGGCAGCCTATCCGCATGCGGCATGGGTGGAACATTTCGACTGGCTCGACCCGCTGTTCAACGAGCGGCAGATGATCGTGGATGGCAGGATGGTCGTCAGCGAACGGCCGGGTCTCGGCGTCAGCCTGAGCGGCCAGGCACGGGCGTGGACCGTCCAGTCTTGCAGCATCGATAGCACAGGAACGCGCGACAGCGTCCATTGATACCCGCTACGGATTGGTCGATTGCCGCTGTGCATTGGACGCCGATGCGGTCCTGCGAGCAAAGCATCCTCAAACAGGCCCTAGTGGGCCGCAGGACCTTGGGGAGGTTATGATGTCGACACGGGCCGCCGTTCGAATTGCCTTGTTGTGCGGAGCGGGCGTAGTCGCCAGCCTGCCGGGTCACGCTTTGGCTCAATCGGCACCAGCGCCCGCCGAGGAGGCGGCACCGGCTGCCCCCGAAATCATCGTCACCGGCACCCGCGTGAAGCGCGACGGCTATGACGCGCCGACACCGCTGACGGTGGTCGGCGAGGAGGCGATCCGTAAGGCCGCGCCCACCAATATCGCCGATTTCGTCAATCAGCTGCCGCAGCTCGTCGGCAGCACGACGCCGCGTACGACCGCCGGCACAACCAGCCAGAGCGTTGCCGGCCTGAACCTGTTGTCGCTGCGCGGTCTGGGTTCCAACCGTACGCTCGTCCTGCTCGACGGCCAGCGCATTGCGCCATCGACGCAGGACGGGTCGGTCGACGTCAACAATGTTCCCTCGGCGCTGCTCTCGCGGGTCGATGTAGTCACCGGCGGCGCCTCGGCAGCCTATGGGTCGGACGCGGTCGCCGGTGTCGTCAACTTCATCATCGACGGCAAGTTCGAAGGTCTCAAGGCCAATCTGATGGCCGGGATCACCGACCGCGGCGACAACAAAAACTACCAGCTGAGCGCGGCATTCGGTGCCTCGTTCGCCGACGGTCGCGGCCATATCCTGGTGTCAGGCGAGCATCAGCATGAAGACGGCATCGACATTCTCGATCCCGCCACCCGCAACTGGTACAACTACACCTACCTCGTGCCGAACCCGGCCTATACGGCGACCAACGGCCAGCCGCTGCAGATTGTCACGAGCAACGTATATTACAGCTTGCTGGCGCAAGGCGGGCTGATTCTGAACACCGCGCTGCGCGGGCGGACCTTCGGCAGCGCCGGCACGCCGCGCACGTTCAACTATGGCACGCTGACCGTCAATTCCGCGATCACCAGCAGCAATTTCATGATCGGCGGCGACGTCTGGAACGAGGGCAATGTCGTCGCGCTCACACCGCGCATCGACCGCGACAATCTGTGGGGCCGGTTCAGTTACGACTTTTCCGACCTGTTCAAGCTGTCGCTGGAAGGGTCCTACGGTCGCACGCACACGATCAACAGCGCGGCCTATCAGCGCTACGCCAATGCCGCAGCGCCCTTTGCAGCGCTGTCGTTCAGCAACCCGTTCCTGCCCGCCAGTGTGCGGACACAGGCGGCCGGGCTGGGACTCGCCAACTCGACCTTCCGCTACGGCTATTCGGCGTTCGATCTGGGGCGGCCGGTCAACGACAATACGCGCCAAACCTATCGCTTCGTCGGGACGCTGTCGGGCGAATTCGCCCCCGGCTGGTCGTACAACGCCTATTACCAGTACGGGCGCACGGATCTCGAAATCAATCTGAAGAATACCACCAATCGCGCCAACATCACCCTCGCTGTCGATGCCGTCACCAATGGCAACGGCCAGATCGTCTGCCGCTCGACGCTGACCAACCCGACCAACGGCTGCGTGCCGCTCAACGTTTTCGGTATCGGCGTGGCGAGCCCTGCCGCGATCGCCTATGTGCAGGGCACGGCGTGGCAGACGCAGCAGATCACGCAGCAGGTGGCGGCGCTCGCGATCAACGGCGAACCCTTCCACACCTGGGCCGGGCCGGTGTCGCTCGCCATGGGCATCGAACAGCGCACCGAGCGCGCCGACGCGGTCGGTGACACGATCTCGCTCGCCAACGGCTGGTACAACGGCAATTTCAAGACCAACTCGGGCAGCTACCGCGTCCAGGAAGGCTTTGCCGAAGTCGTCGTGCCGCTGGCTCGCGACTCGTTCCTCGGCGACCGCCTCGACTTCAATGGCGCCGTGCGCGTCACGAAGTATAGCACGGCGGGCACTGTCACGACCTGGAAGGCCGGTCTGACCTACCAGCCGATCCCCGACCTGATGTTCCGTGCGGTCAAGTCGCGTGACATTCGCGCGCCCAGCATCACAGAGCTGTACGCGGCGGGGTCGTCGCAATCGGTCGACGTCGTCGATCCGCAACGCGGCGGCATCGTTACCCGTGTCGTGCAGGTGACCGACGGCAACACCGCGCTGACGCCCGAAAAGGCCGATACGCTCGGACTCGGCGTGGTGGTGAAACCGCGCTTCCTGCCCGGCTTCACCGCATCGTTCGACTATTACAACATCCGTCTCAACGACGCGATCACGGCCCTGTCGCCGAATGAAATTGCCGCGCGGTGCTTTGCCGGCGAAACCGTACTATGCGGCTTCATCCAGCGCGACACGGCGGGTGTCATCACGCAAATCCGGCGCGTGCCGGTCAACGTCGCCAATCTGCGCGTGCGCGGTTTCGATATCGACGCGACCTACCGGCTGCCCTTGTCCGAAATCTTTGCCAAGGCGGGTGGCACGCTGACGCTGCGCTTCCTCGCCAGCCGGGCGCTCAACTATGCCTTCACCAACAGCGGCGTGACCAATGAAGCGGTCGGCGAGAATGGCGGACCGCAGGCAAGCCCCGCCGTGCCGCGCTGGCGCACCTACAGCACGCTCGGCTATGACGATGCGCGCTCGACGTTCCAGCTGACGATGCGGACGATCAGTTCGGGCGTTTATGACGTCAACTGGAAGAGCGGCGTCGATATCGACAACAACTATATCGCGGCCGTGAAATATTTCGATCTCGCAGGCAGCTATCGCCTGTTCGGCGAGCCCCGCAAGGGTGTCGAAGCCTATTTCCGTGTCGATAACCTCTTCGACCAGGCACCGCCGGTCGTCGGAGGCAACAACGCGAGCGCCATACAGACCAACGTCGGCCTGTATGACACGATCGGTCGCGCCTATCGCATCGGCGTGCGGGTCCGTTATTGATCGTCTAACGCATGCTTCCGGGAGAGAGACGATGACGGAAGCGACACGAGCGGGGCGGGTCCGCTGGACCGTGCTGGCGATGCTGTTTGCCGTGACGGTGATCAACTATGCCGACCGCGCAACGCTGTCCCTGGCCGCCCCCTTCCTGTCGAAGGATCTGGGCATCGACAAGCTTCAGCTGGGGATTGTGTTCTCCGCCTTCGGCTGGTCCTATGTCGTCGCGCAAATCCCGGGCGGATGGCTGCTCGACCGCTATGGTGCCCGGCGTGTCTATTTCGCGGCGATCGCGTTATGGTCGCTGTTCACCGCGATGCAGGGCGGCGTGGTGTGGCTGAGCGGCGCGACGGCGATCTCCGCGCTGTTTGCCTTCCGCTTTCTCGTCGGATTTGCCGAGGCACCGTCGTTTCCGGGCAATGCGCGGCTGGTTGCGGCGTGGTTCCCCGCCAAGGAGCGCGGCACGGCATCGGCCATCTTCAATGCCGCGCAATATTTCGCGACCGTCCTGTTCGCGCCGATCATGGGCCTGATTATTGCCGGATTCGGCTGGCCCTGGGTGTTCGTGTTCATGGGCGCGTTGGGGATGATCGCATCGGCGGTGTGGCTCAAGGTCATCTTCGAACCGCGCCGCCATCCCCGGCTGGGGCAGGCCGAACTGGCGTTGATCGCCGAGGGCGGTGCGCTGGTCGATCCGGTCGAACCGACAGCCAAGGTTCCCGACGGCGACATGCGGCGCAAGCTCGGCATCCTGCTCGGCACCCGCACCTTGTGGGGCCTCTACCTCGGACAGTTTTTTATCAACACATTGACCTACTTCTTCATCACCTGGTTCCCCGTCTATCTCGTCGAGGAGCGCGGGTTGTCGGTGGTCAAGGCAGGCCTGTTCGCCACCGTTCCGGCGCTGTGCGGCTTTGCGGGCGGCGTGCTCGGCGGCATCTTCTCCGACTGGCTGTTGCGCAGGGGCGCGACGCTCACGATCGCACGCAAGGTGCCGGTGGTGGCGGGGATGCTGCTCGCGCTGGCGATCCTCGGCTGCAACTATGTCGACTCGAACCTGATGATCCTGCTGTTCATGAGCCTCGCGTTTTTCGGCAAGGGGATCGGCGCGCTCGGCTGGGCAGTGATGTCCGACGTCGCGCCGCGCGATTGCGCAGGGCTGAGCGGTGGCATCTTCAACATGTTCGGCAATATTTCGTCGATCGTCACGCCGATCGTGATCGGGCTGATCCTTAAGCAAACCGGCTCGTTCGATCTGGTATTGTCGCTGGTGGCCGCCTCGGCGCTCGCCGCCGCGCTCAGCTATCTGTTCGTGGTCGGCAAGATCGGCCGGCTGGGCGAACCAGCCTAATCCGACGCCTTGCCCATACGCGCGAGCTGGACGCGCGAGCATCCGCTCATCACCTGCATATAACGCTGGTAGCGCGCGGCCCCATAGACATAGGGATGACGCCCGCCGGTCGCGCCGTAGCGGATCAGAGCCTGCTTCTCGTTCGCCGCCATATGGACCGGGTGGTTGGTCACCAGCACATCGACGCCGGTGGCCTTGGTCAGGGCCTGCCAGCGCGCCAGCGAAACGAGCTGCTGGCGCACCGAAGCTTCGTCCTGCCCGCCGCCGGTGCCGCCCATCAGGCCTGCCATATGGCGGACGCCCTTGTCGAACACCGGGAACAGCAGCGACAAGACGCCGGGCGTATGGCCGGGCGTGACGTAAAGCCGGATGCTCGTGCCACCGAGCGCAACCGTGTCGCCGTCCTTGGCGACGATGTCACGCTTCGGGGGAACCAGCCCCGCGAATGGCCCGCCACCGCGCTGTGGACTTTCCATCATCCGCCAGTCGGCTTCGGACGCCACGATCTTGGCGCCATAGATGTCCTGCAGATACTTCGCCCCGCCCCAGTGATCACCGTGTCCGTGGGTGATCAGCACATAGCGGATGCGCTTGGGATCGAGCCCCAACTTGACCAAATTCGGCACGATGATCTCGCGCGCCTCGGCCTCGTTGTTGAGCGCATCGATCAGGATGATCCCCTCGGGCGTATCGAGGGCAAAGGCGGACACCGCATTCTGGCCGACCGAATAGAAATTGTCGAAGATTTTGGTCGCGGGTACCAGCCCGTCGTGCTGCACGCCGAACACCAGCTGGCGGTCGAGCGGACTGACCAGGCAGCGCCAGTTGAAATCGGCTTCGAGGTCGGCCCCCGCGATCTGCCGTGTCGCCGCCAGATGCCGCGCCACGCTCTTGGCGTCCTCCTGCGGGAAGTTGTTCTGGGCGGGATAGGTTGCCGGTCCGCTCTCCTTCGCCTGGCCGTTCGCCATCGCCGGACCGAGGACGGCCAATGCGGCCAGCAGGGACATCCGGTGTGTCGTACGCATTGGCATTGAACGCCCTCCTCGACGGGTGGCCCTGGCACCCTCGGCATACGAACCTATTCTTGCAAAGCGGCCCTCGCCAATGCTGGCTTCTCATCGCTCGATGCGACTCGCGGATAGGTCGGGCGAGGTACGACCGCAGTCCTCGAATGTGCGCTGCGAGTCTTCGGCCTAGCAATTATATCGAATGGAACATAATAAGAACATATGATTCGACCTTTTCCTGTCCGGCACTGTCATCGAACCCTCCCGCGCGCGGTCGGTGGCAGTGCGGCTGTCGATCCTGTGTCGTTCGGTGTCGATGGAATCGACGCGCGCATCGGTGGCGGCTTGAGGCAAAGCGCATTGCATGAGGTTTTTGCCGCATCGGCTGCAGACGGCAGCGCCGCTGCGGGCTTTGCGGTCATGATTGCCATGCGGGCCAGTGTTTCCGGCCGTCCGGTCATCTGGGTGCGCGAACAGCGTTGTGGGCCCCATAGCGGACACCTTTATGCTGCCGGTCTTGTCGAATTGGGGTTCGATCCCGACGATCTCATTTTGATCGAGGCACCCGATGTGCGGGCCGTGCTTCGCGCCGGGGCGGACATCGTCAAATGCCGACAGGTCGGCGCGGTCGTTATCGAACCCAGGGGAAAGGCACCGCTGCTCGACCTGACAGCCTCGCGCAGGCTTTCGATGGCGGCGGCGGTATCCGGCGTGCTGACATTGGTGCTGCGCGTCGATGCCGAGCCTGCACCCAGTGCCGCCCAAACGCGGTGGCAGGTGGCAGCGGCCCCTTCTTCGCCGCTTGCTGCCAATGCCCCCGGTGCACCCGCTTTCGATATCGCCCTGCTGCGCCACCGCGGCGGCATTGCCGGGTTCGAGGCCCGTCTGGAGTGGAACCGTGATACAAGAAGCTTCACGCCGCTATCTGGCGGTGTTCCTGCCGTTCCTGCCGTCGGAGCGGATCAAGCGCGAAAAGCCGCCTGACGCGCCCTTCGCGCTGGTCGAAAAGCAGCGCGGCAGCATGCGGCTGGCCGCAGTCGATATGGCGGCGCGTGCACTCGGTCTTGCACCTGGTCTTGCGCTTGCAGACGCCCGCTCCCTGCTGCCCGGACTGCTTGTTTTCGATGCCGACAGCCGCGCCGATGCGGCGCTGCTCGATTGGCTCGCCGATGCCTGCGACCGTTATACGCCGATGATTGCGACCGATCCGCCGCAGGGGTTGCTCCTCGACATAACCGGCTGCGTCCATCCATTCGGAAGCGGAGAGCGCGGGCTGGCGGACGACCTGGCAAGGCGGCTTGCTAGGCTTGGTCTGACGGCGTGCCTTTCGCTGGCGGATACGCCCGATGCGGCTGCGGCACTGGCCCGGCATGGAGGCGACGATGTGCACGCCCTTCCGGTCGCTGCACTACGCACCGACCCCGATATTCATGTCGCGCTGACGCGGGCAGGTTTGAAAGCCATCGGCGATGTCGCGCGATTGCCGTCGGCACCGCTTGCGGCCCGGTTCGGCAAAGCCCTGCCTGTTTTGCTGGCGCGCCTGCTCGGCGCGATCGACGTCCGCATCACGCCCCGCCGGAGGCTTGCCGAAATCGAGACGGAGGTGCGTTTTGGCGAACCGGTGGCGCACACCGAAATCGTGCTCGACACTATAGCCGGGCTGGTCGGGGATGCCGCCGTCACTTTGTCCGAACGCGGTGTCGGCGGGCGGCGTTTTTCGGTCGCCCTGTTCCGCAGCGACGGCCATGTCGCACGCCTGTCGGTCGAGACGGGGCAGCCGGTGCGCGACCCCGCAGTGCTCGACCGGCTGTTCCGCGAGCGGATCGACACGCTTGCGGATCCGCTCGATCCGGGGTTCGGTTATGACATGATCCGGCTGGCAGTGCATGTTGTCGAGCCGCTCGCACCCGAACAATTGCGGCTCGATGGCGGTAAAACTGCCGACCGCGAGCTGGCGGCGTTAATCGACCGGCTGGGCACACGGCTGGGGCGCAATCGCGTCCGGCGCTTTGCCTCTGTCGACACGCATATTCCCGAACAGTCGGCGCTCGAATTCCCCGCTGTCGAAACCCGCAAGACCGGTGCGTGGCCCAGGCCCGAGCCCGGCGAACCGCCGCTGCGCCCCCTGCATTTGTTCGACCCGCCGCACCGGATAGAGGTGATCGCCGAAGTCCCCGACGGGCCGCCGCGACGGTTCAAATGGCGGCGGGCGATGTACGAGGTCGCCCGGCACGAAGGGCCCGAACGCATCGCTGCCGAATGGTGGACGCGTCGCGACAATGCCGGGCTGACCCGCGACTATTACCGCGTCGAGGACGTGCGCGGCCGACGCTACTGGCTGTTCCGCCACGGCCTTTATGGCACTGAAAAGGCGCACCCTGTCTGGTATCTGCATGGGCTGTTCGCATGAGCGGTTTTGCCGAACTGGCGGCGGCGACCAATTTCTCGTTCCTGGAAGGGGCGTCGCATCCGCATGAAATGGTGACGGAGGCATTTGCCCTCGGCCATGGCGGGATCGGTATTGCCGACCGCAACACCGTGGCCGGTGTCGTCCGCGCCCATGTTGCGTTGCGCGACCTCAGGGCTGCCGGACACGCGAAAGATTTCAGACTGGTCGTCGGCGCACGGCTGTCGTTCGCCGATAATACGCCCGACATTATCGCCTATCCGACCGACCGGCGCGCTTGGGGGCGGCTGTGCCGCTTGCTGAGTCTGGGCAATTTGCGTGCGACAAAGGGCGCGTGCCAGCTGTTCTTCGACGACTTGCTGGAATGGGGGGAAGGGATGGTGTTGATCGTCCTCCCCGGCGCGTCGCGTCTTTGTCGAATCGACCGGTTGGGGGTTGTTCTTCGCCTCCGCCAACTTGTGGGCGATAACCTCTGGATCGGCGCAACCATGCACCGCAGCGGCGGCGACAGGCGTCGGCTGGCGGCTCTGCAGTCGCTGTCGGGCGAAGCAGGCATTCCTCTGCTCGCGCTTAACGCCCCGCTTTTCGCGACGCCTGCGGATCGTCCTTTGCAGGACGTCATGACCTGCATCCGCGAGAAGGCAAAGCTCGCCGACGTCGGTCGCAAACTCGCCGCCAATGCCGAACGCCACCTGAAACACGCACGCGAAATGGTCCGGCTGTTCGCAGATGCGCCTGACGCGCTAGCCCAGACTTCGGCACTTCTGGACCGGATCGACTTCACGCTCGACGACCTGCGTTACGAATATCCGCATGAGCCCGTGCCGCCCGGTTGGACGCCGATGGGCTGGCTGATCCGACTGACGATGCGCGCCGCGCGCGACCGCCACGAACGCACCCGCCTGCCAAAGAAATTGCGCGCGATGCTCCGCGAGGAATTCGGCCTCATACGCGACCAGAATTATGCCTATTATTTTCTGACCGTTCACGATCTCGTCCGCTTCGCGCGCGAGCAGGAGCCGCCGATCCTGTGTCAGGGCCGGGGTTCGGCGGCGAATTCGGTGGTGTGTTTCATGCTGGGGATAACTTCGGTCGATCCGGTTTCCCATAATTTGCTGTTCTC
Protein-coding regions in this window:
- a CDS encoding LysR family transcriptional regulator; this translates as MFELIQLRCFVAVAEELHFGRAAGRLNMTQPPLSRHIQVLERILRVELFRRSSRSVKLTAAGAAFLAEATRIVEMTDSAVATARAAAEGQLGMVTLGFTAASGYSFLPRLIGRVQAELPDVRFLLKEMVTGEQLESLLSGRIDFGLLRPPVRRPELESRRVLRERFIVCSHSSVPAADRPRRLADFDGLPLIMYAPDKARYFHDLITGLLASARAEPRLVQYLAQIHSILMLVGAGQGFALVPESSARLHPEDVVFSELEDADPIVELHAAWRRENDNPALGELLRHLDAVNG
- a CDS encoding glucarate dehydratase family protein; the encoded protein is MPSITRVRVTPIAFRDPPLLNAAGIHEPYALRSIIEVETGEGLVGLGESYGDAPALTAFEAVAQLLPGLDIFDLNGLVRLVEQAVAGLPQAAPGAELAPGSHPAKLIANSVSALEVALLDLQAQHARVPLHALLGGAVRREVPFSAYLFFKYARHVETEETPDDWGEAVTPAQIVEQAQRMIAAHGFGSIKLKAGTLPPATEVASIVALAKAFPGLPLRIDPNGAWSMETALACAEELGPLIEYYEDPVDGLDAMAELHRRTGLPLATNMVVTDFDQLRRSVSIDAVQIVLSDHHYWGGLRASQHLAAMCRTFGLGLSMHSNSHLGISLMAMSHLAAATPDLTYACDTHYPWVEDADEVVTGGKIAFSNGCIAVGDSPGLGVTLDRDRLARAHATFNRIAIRSRDDGGQMRKYDPAFSAAKPRY
- a CDS encoding L-talarate/galactarate dehydratase, whose product is MSADRIAEVRISLAFLPLAQPISDAKVLTGRQKPLTQVAMLFAEITTVDGHEGMGFSYSKRAGGPGMYAHAREIGPDLVGEDPSDIARLWTKLVWAGASVGRSGLSVQAIAAFDNALWDLKAKRAGLSLAKLLGAQRDGVPCYNTSGGFLSSPIDEVLDNVEASIASGIGGIKIKVGHPDAKVDLARLEAVARRIDGRVALMVDANQQWDRASALRMGRAMEQYGLVWIEEPLDAYDVEGHAALAAALDTPVASGEMLVCAAEHFAMIRSNAVDFIQPDAARVGGITQFQRVTAMAQEAQLALAPHFAMELHLHLSAAYPHAAWVEHFDWLDPLFNERQMIVDGRMVVSERPGLGVSLSGQARAWTVQSCSIDSTGTRDSVH
- a CDS encoding TonB-dependent receptor domain-containing protein, which gives rise to MSTRAAVRIALLCGAGVVASLPGHALAQSAPAPAEEAAPAAPEIIVTGTRVKRDGYDAPTPLTVVGEEAIRKAAPTNIADFVNQLPQLVGSTTPRTTAGTTSQSVAGLNLLSLRGLGSNRTLVLLDGQRIAPSTQDGSVDVNNVPSALLSRVDVVTGGASAAYGSDAVAGVVNFIIDGKFEGLKANLMAGITDRGDNKNYQLSAAFGASFADGRGHILVSGEHQHEDGIDILDPATRNWYNYTYLVPNPAYTATNGQPLQIVTSNVYYSLLAQGGLILNTALRGRTFGSAGTPRTFNYGTLTVNSAITSSNFMIGGDVWNEGNVVALTPRIDRDNLWGRFSYDFSDLFKLSLEGSYGRTHTINSAAYQRYANAAAPFAALSFSNPFLPASVRTQAAGLGLANSTFRYGYSAFDLGRPVNDNTRQTYRFVGTLSGEFAPGWSYNAYYQYGRTDLEINLKNTTNRANITLAVDAVTNGNGQIVCRSTLTNPTNGCVPLNVFGIGVASPAAIAYVQGTAWQTQQITQQVAALAINGEPFHTWAGPVSLAMGIEQRTERADAVGDTISLANGWYNGNFKTNSGSYRVQEGFAEVVVPLARDSFLGDRLDFNGAVRVTKYSTAGTVTTWKAGLTYQPIPDLMFRAVKSRDIRAPSITELYAAGSSQSVDVVDPQRGGIVTRVVQVTDGNTALTPEKADTLGLGVVVKPRFLPGFTASFDYYNIRLNDAITALSPNEIAARCFAGETVLCGFIQRDTAGVITQIRRVPVNVANLRVRGFDIDATYRLPLSEIFAKAGGTLTLRFLASRALNYAFTNSGVTNEAVGENGGPQASPAVPRWRTYSTLGYDDARSTFQLTMRTISSGVYDVNWKSGVDIDNNYIAAVKYFDLAGSYRLFGEPRKGVEAYFRVDNLFDQAPPVVGGNNASAIQTNVGLYDTIGRAYRIGVRVRY
- a CDS encoding MFS transporter, which encodes MTEATRAGRVRWTVLAMLFAVTVINYADRATLSLAAPFLSKDLGIDKLQLGIVFSAFGWSYVVAQIPGGWLLDRYGARRVYFAAIALWSLFTAMQGGVVWLSGATAISALFAFRFLVGFAEAPSFPGNARLVAAWFPAKERGTASAIFNAAQYFATVLFAPIMGLIIAGFGWPWVFVFMGALGMIASAVWLKVIFEPRRHPRLGQAELALIAEGGALVDPVEPTAKVPDGDMRRKLGILLGTRTLWGLYLGQFFINTLTYFFITWFPVYLVEERGLSVVKAGLFATVPALCGFAGGVLGGIFSDWLLRRGATLTIARKVPVVAGMLLALAILGCNYVDSNLMILLFMSLAFFGKGIGALGWAVMSDVAPRDCAGLSGGIFNMFGNISSIVTPIVIGLILKQTGSFDLVLSLVAASALAAALSYLFVVGKIGRLGEPA
- a CDS encoding MBL fold metallo-hydrolase; translation: MPMRTTHRMSLLAALAVLGPAMANGQAKESGPATYPAQNNFPQEDAKSVARHLAATRQIAGADLEADFNWRCLVSPLDRQLVFGVQHDGLVPATKIFDNFYSVGQNAVSAFALDTPEGIILIDALNNEAEAREIIVPNLVKLGLDPKRIRYVLITHGHGDHWGGAKYLQDIYGAKIVASEADWRMMESPQRGGGPFAGLVPPKRDIVAKDGDTVALGGTSIRLYVTPGHTPGVLSLLFPVFDKGVRHMAGLMGGTGGGQDEASVRQQLVSLARWQALTKATGVDVLVTNHPVHMAANEKQALIRYGATGGRHPYVYGAARYQRYMQVMSGCSRVQLARMGKASD
- a CDS encoding ImuA family protein gives rise to the protein MIRPFPVRHCHRTLPRAVGGSAAVDPVSFGVDGIDARIGGGLRQSALHEVFAASAADGSAAAGFAVMIAMRASVSGRPVIWVREQRCGPHSGHLYAAGLVELGFDPDDLILIEAPDVRAVLRAGADIVKCRQVGAVVIEPRGKAPLLDLTASRRLSMAAAVSGVLTLVLRVDAEPAPSAAQTRWQVAAAPSSPLAANAPGAPAFDIALLRHRGGIAGFEARLEWNRDTRSFTPLSGGVPAVPAVGADQARKAA